The Candidatus Thorarchaeota archaeon genomic sequence GGGAAGAAAATCTTTGCATATGAGCCGAAGGGTATCTGTGTCGTGTAATTGATGAAAAGAGGGCCATCTACATTGACAGAAGTGGTTCCAGAAATAGGACTAATGTCATTGGTGCGCTCTCCGCCGAGGCCATCTGGGTTCCAGTGCATGCTGCCGCTGGCCGTACCCCAATCCCAGTCCCAAGTTCCATCTGCAAGCTTGTGGGCGCCATTACTCATTTTGCCTCCAGCCGAATTGTACATTGTTACATTATACCAATCGCCACGGAAGCTCCAGTAGTTCACATCAAACTTGCCGGACATGGAACCGGAAGTTCTAGCAAACCATACCACAGAATCATAACTTGGAATTTCGAGGCTGTTCACTTCGGAGTAATAGATCCAGTAGGTTGCTGTGGAGTCTGAACTGATATTTGCATACCAGAAGAGGGTTGCTCCACTAAGGTAATCAGGATCCTGCCAGTAGGACTTATTGTAGACCTGCGACGGAACCTCTACGCCGTTGCTATCTACAATTCGTATGGAATTCTCGTAGCAGGTGTTATTTTCGAATGAGAACCACATGTGGATAGGTACATCAACACGAGGAGTAGAGTTTGTGTCCGTCAAATTGACGTGACGACGGTAGTGAAATGTTGTGTTCCACCATGGAGTGGTCTCGTCAAGCGTATCTGCAATCTGAATCGGTCTGTCTTCTCTGACTGGCGAATCATTGGCAAATGAAGTAGTGGCCATGTCTCCCAGCTTCATTGGTATCAGAAGTAGCGCAAAAAAGGCACCAAGTAGTATGATTCTCTTCTTGTCCATGTATAGCGGCCCCGTGTAAAGGTATCTTAGCCAAGCCCAGCTAATCGGTACTGATGCTAGCTTTCACCGATTTCGTAACTCGCATATTCAATCAAATAGGCCTAGACTCAACTAGGTATTCTTTGCTGGTTATTAGTAACTAAAAAAGAATACTTGGATGAATAGGGTTCAATATAGTCCTATTCAAACAAAAACGCATACCAAAAGGGGAAATCACCGTTTCAAAATCGTGACAACCATGTTATTCCCAAATCCTCCAATGTTGTGACATAGTGCAACTTCAGGGCTTTCAACCTGCAATGCCTTGGGCGCATTTTGGATGAGTTGGTCAAAAGCATCTCGTATTTGAGCCAAACCTGTAGCCGCAGTCGGATGGCCACGAGCCTTTAGACCTCCAGTAGGATTGACAGGAAGCGTGCCATCCACTTGCGAATAGCCTTCCTCTACTAGGTGGATAGCCTTTCCACGTTCTGCAAAACCAAGGTCCTCCATATCTATGAGTTCAAAAACTGAAAAGGCATCATGAACCTCACAGACATCAATGTCATTCGGGCCCATGTTCGCCATTGCGTAGGCTCGATTTCCTGCGTCTACCGTTGCCCTCATCGAAGTGAGAGACTGACGATGCTGAACAGCCAGATAATCTGTTGCATGTCCAACAGCTGCTATCTCTGCTGCGCTATCCATCAAGTTCAGTTTGCGGACCATTCCCTCAGATGCAACAACGGCTGCTGCTGCTCCGTCTGACGTTGGGCAGCAATCAAATAGCGTCAGTGGATCAGCGACCGTTCTTGAATCGCTTACTTGTTGTGGCGTAATCACCTTCTGAAAATGAGCCAGCGGATTCTTTGAACCATTTTCATGAGCTTTTGCTGGAACCAAAGATAGTTGTTCACGAGTCAAACCGTAGTCATGCATATATCGACGTGCCATCATTGCTGCTAATGCCGCAGGTGTGGCTCCATAACGAGTTTCATTTTCATATGACATCATCTTTGCCAAGATGCTGGAGGCAGTACTTCGCTCTACCTCAGACATCTTCTCAACACCAATGACAAGAATCAAATCAGCTAGTCCAGCTTTGATTAGGGCAAATGCTTCTTCGAAAGCACTAGCTCCAGAAGAAGGCCCGGTCTCTACACGGGTTGCAGCAGCAGGAACAACACCAAGATAATCAGCCAGAAGTGTAGATAGATGGTCGACACCAGTGAATTCAGCCGGGTTCTGAGACCCAACGATGAGGTAATCAATCTCGTTCCCAACAGACCCAGAGTCTTCTATAGCCTCATCAGCTGCATTCACAGCCAGTTCTGTAATTGAATCCTCAAGAACGCCAAATCTTGTCATGCCAGCTCCTGTTACAAACGCTCTTGGCAGTAGAGTCACCCTCTATTCGATGATAGCAAGCAAATCGCTGGGTGTGACCTTGGAACCCTCTTCTACATGAAGCTCCTTCACAGTTCCATCAGCCGGAGCCTTCATTTCGTTGAACATCTTCATTGCTTCAAGGATGCATACAGTCTGTCCTTTCTCTACAGCATCGCCTACATCCACATGGACCTCAGTTATAGTACCGGGCATGGGAGGATATATGCCACCAGCTACTTCCTCAGCAGAGCTCTCAGAACCGCCCCCAGTAGATGAAGAAACTGGTGCTTCTCGCTTTCTCGACCACACCACTTCGTATTCATGCCCGTCAAGCTCCACCACGGCATTCTTCCCGGACTTCTCTAATAGCTTTAAGCTGTATTCGTTAGAAGTGTCACTAACAGACCATCCACCCTCATCATCCTGTTCAGGTTTGAGTGTGTAGCTCTGCGATCCAACCTTCACGACCAGAAGCCCACCTTCGTCCAGACGGTCTATGGTTACTTCATGTTCTTTTCCATCGATGTCCAGCAAATAATCTGGGCTCATTAGAAACCGCCCCGTTTTCTGGATTTCATAATCCGTTCCCGCCCATAGGCACTCCAAGCGGACTTCGAAGAGCCCCATGATCCAGATTTGGATGTTGCTGATTTCGATTCCATAAGGTCAGCTCTCCCATTGAGTCCCCATGCATCACCTGCTTCTCTTCTGCCTTTCGCTCCCGGTCCAGTTCTAGAAGAGTAAAGGACTGCAGAAATAAGTGCGGCCTCAAGTTCTGGTATCATATCTCCTCGAGATTTCCGCTGAGCTTTCCGCTTCAGGAAATCAAGAGCATACTGTGGAAACAGAGCGTATGAAACTTCATCTCGAGGTTCATGTGGAATGTCCTTCAAGGCTTCTTTTGCCTTTGGAAGGCCTGGCTCCAGCATATCAGCAGGACGACAGTCAAGTGGCTCTTCATCTCCAATGGCCTTCTGCTGAATCTCAGGGTCTATTTCTGCAGGGGGTCGTCCATAGTACCCACGAATGTATTGCTTTACCTCGTGAGGAATCACCTTGTATCGCTCGCCAGTAACCACATTGAGTGTGGCTTGGGTGCCAACAATCTGACTCGATGGTGTAACAAGCGGAGGATAGCCAAGTTCGGCTCTCACCTTGGGTACTTCATCTAGAACCTCATCATAGCGATCCAAGGCACCCTGCTCTCTAAGCTGGTTATCAAGATTAGATAGCATTCCGCCTGGAATCTGGAATTCAAGAACCTGTGGATTGACCCCCTTGAGACTACCTTCGAATTGTTTGTAGTTCCCCCAGATATCTCGAAAGTAATCTGCAATTTTCGATAGCAGCTTAATATCAAGACCAGTATCACGAGGTGTCCCTTTCAAAGCTTCAACAATGGACTCCACGGCC encodes the following:
- a CDS encoding thiolase domain-containing protein (Catalyzes the synthesis of acetoacetyl coenzyme A from two molecules of acetyl coenzyme A. It can also act as a thiolase, catalyzing the reverse reaction and generating two-carbon units from the four-carbon product of fatty acid oxidation) — translated: MTRFGVLEDSITELAVNAADEAIEDSGSVGNEIDYLIVGSQNPAEFTGVDHLSTLLADYLGVVPAAATRVETGPSSGASAFEEAFALIKAGLADLILVIGVEKMSEVERSTASSILAKMMSYENETRYGATPAALAAMMARRYMHDYGLTREQLSLVPAKAHENGSKNPLAHFQKVITPQQVSDSRTVADPLTLFDCCPTSDGAAAAVVASEGMVRKLNLMDSAAEIAAVGHATDYLAVQHRQSLTSMRATVDAGNRAYAMANMGPNDIDVCEVHDAFSVFELIDMEDLGFAERGKAIHLVEEGYSQVDGTLPVNPTGGLKARGHPTAATGLAQIRDAFDQLIQNAPKALQVESPEVALCHNIGGFGNNMVVTILKR
- a CDS encoding pyruvate carboxylase subunit B, which gives rise to PICEEIDKVGYWSLEMFGGATFDSMMRFLDEDPWERVEKLRDAMPNTRFQMLLRAQNVVGYSHFPDDVLEGFVVEAVKVGIDVFRIFDALNDLRNMGAAMDFVNREGGHVQASFCYTLSPYHSNEKFVEKSKELYSMGADSICIKDMAGLISPKNAYELVTLLKDDLDIPIQLHSHSTSGMASMAYLKAAEAGVDVIDCAISPLSMRTSQPAVESIVEALKGTPRDTGLDIKLLSKIADYFRDIWGNYKQFEGSLKGVNPQVLEFQIPGGMLSNLDNQLREQGALDRYDEVLDEVPKVRAELGYPPLVTPSSQIVGTQATLNVVTGERYKVIPHEVKQYIRGYYGRPPAEIDPEIQQKAIGDEEPLDCRPADMLEPGLPKAKEALKDIPHEPRDEVSYALFPQYALDFLKRKAQRKSRGDMIPELEAALISAVLYSSRTGPGAKGRREAGDAWGLNGRADLMESKSATSKSGSWGSSKSAWSAYGRERIMKSRKRGGF